The following coding sequences are from one Ooceraea biroi isolate clonal line C1 chromosome 5, Obir_v5.4, whole genome shotgun sequence window:
- the LOC105287587 gene encoding uncharacterized protein LOC105287587: MACGMSVDATATGTALLLLVLLQAALVWEEARSAPAKKSDILAGTEFLSVFINGAMAPTPQRRRGFRRGGHRDATAAAGDSATAESHQHEASIYRISRNPIGGRPIAVSRSQPANGRDEVVRFYPISQRTLENRQQNLASLIDDLSTPGGISSTRLTPSTTSTTMASAPLGIRDWTTSLKSNGTSGTGRGVVSRQKVIGVSVTSTVEATPYKVRVEHYDGADAAVVTRPPSSVELPIREAARSTTRGTSRPMLSPSTTSTTTTMTAVTTPPSPSSGFVTEELSNIVSESNRSEFSVDEDLPRTSWRGRATMTPRIQQTPAYVRTNGRQADENQDEEEEETNEATRVIDVDAITLPTEMNYELPVNNAEPREPNQEPSEAQSTDRLQGRKMGRHYDAPLYNRSGPKTYSQPSKSYKPARAYNEPAKVYSEPAKVYGEPERVYGEPAKVYSEPARVYSEPAKVYSEPAKVYSEPAKVYGEPEKVYSEPSKIYSEPARIYSEPAKVYSQPAKVYGEPSKVYDSEGQPVVRQQQGGEPDEQNYEVDESVSVGSNGNVHGPQLVTEETPGEDGHKVGYVEEGQNYRKYRVEERTPDGFIVGEYGVVSHDDGSLRGVRYTADGTINPQLIYDALMKFLAL, translated from the coding sequence GTACTGCTTCAGGCGGCACTGGTCTGGGAGGAGGCGCGCAGCGCTCCGGCGAAGAAGAGCGACATACTCGCGGGCACGGAATTCCTCTCGGTCTTCATAAACGGCGCGATGGCGCCGACGCCGCAGCGACGCCGTGGTTTCCGGCGCGGCGGTCATCGCGACGCGACCGCCGCAGCGGGTGACAGCGCGACCGCCGAGTCGCACCAGCACGAGGCGTCGATCTACCGGATATCCCGGAACCCCATCGGCGGTCGACCGATCGCGGTGTCAAGGTCGCAGCCGGCGAACGGCCGCGACGAGGTCGTTCGCTTCTACCCCATCAGCCAGCGCACGCTGGAGAATCGGCAGCAGAACCTGGCGTCGTTGATTGATGACCTGAGCACGCCGGGTGGTATCAGCTCGACGCGTCTGACCCCGTCGacaacgtcgacgacgatggcgagcGCGCCGCTGGGTATCCGCGATTGGACGACCTCGTTGAAGTCAAACGGGACCAGCGGAACCGGCAGAGGAGTCGTCAGCCGGCAGAAGGTGATTGGCGTGAGCGTCACGTCCACGGTGGAGGCGACTCCGTACAAGGTACGCGTCGAGCACTACGACGGCGCTGATGCAGCGGTGGTGACGCGACCCCCGAGTTCGGTCGAATTGCCGATTAGAGAAGCAGCCAGGAGCACGACGAGAGGTACCAGTCGTCCAATGCTATCACCGTCTACTACAagtacgacgacgacgatgacggcggtGACGACGCCGCCGTCGCCATCGTCAGGATTTGTCACCGAGGAACTCAGCAACATCGTCTCGGAGTCCAACAGGAGCGAGTTCTCCGTGGACGAGGACTTGCCGAGGACGAGCTGGCGCGGTCGCGCGACCATGACGCCGCGGATCCAGCAGACGCCTGCGTACGTGCGAACGAACGGACGTCAAGCGGATGAGAATCAGgatgaagaggaggaggagacgaACGAAGCCACGCGTGTCATCGACGTTGATGCGATCACGTTGCCAACGGAGATGAATTATGAGCTGCCGGTGAATAACGCGGAGCCGCGAGAACCAAACCAGGAGCCGTCGGAGGCGCAATCCACAGATCGCCTTCAGGGTCGCAAGATGGGGCGCCACTATGACGCGCCACTTTACAATCGATCGGGTCCGAAGACATACAGTCAGCCGTCTAAATCGTACAAGCCCGCGCGCGCCTATAATGAGCCCGCCAAGGTGTACAGCGAGCCGGCCAAGGTGTACGGTGAGCCTGAACGAGTGTATGGTGAACCGGCCAAAGTGTACAGCGAGCCTGCCAGGGTCTACAGCGAGCCAGCGAAGGTCTATAGCGAACCTGCCAAGGTCTACAGTGAGCCTGCCAAGGTCTACGGCGAACCAGAGAAGGTCTACTCGGAACCGTCCAAGATCTACTCGGAGCCGGCTAGAATCTACTCCGAGCCGGCCAAGGTCTACTCGCAGCCGGCCAAGGTGTATGGCGAACCCAGCAAGGTGTACGACTCTGAAGGCCAGCCAGTGGTCCGTCAGCAGCAAGGCGGTGAGCCTGATGAGCAGAACTACGAGGTGGACGAGTCGGTCAGTGTTGGTAGCAACGGCAACGTCCATGGTCCGCAGTTGGTGACGGAAGAGACTCCAGGCGAGGACGGCCACAAAGTCGGCTACGTGGAGGAGGGTCAGAACTACCGAAAATACCGGGTTGAGGAGAGGACACCAGACGGCTTCATTGTCGGCGAGTACGGTGTAGTCAGTCACGATGATGGCTCGCTGCGCGGCGTCAGATACACCGCTGATGGCACCATCAATCCTCAGCTCATCTATGATGCCCTGATGAAGTTCCTGGCTCTCTGA